One window of Mycolicibacterium rufum genomic DNA carries:
- a CDS encoding acyltransferase family protein — protein MLTSAPPRTAPRTDSGRPAPALTGTGAPGFYRHDLDGLRGIAIALVAVFHVWFGRVSGGVDVFLALSGFFFGGRLLRAALTSTASLAPVPEVRRLVRRLLPALVVVLAASAGLTILVQPETRWETFADQSLASLGYYQNWELSSTAANYLRASEAVSPLQHIWSMSVQGQFYLAFLLLVFGIGFLLRRLLVGRHLRVLLIVLLSALTIASFVYAIGAHQADQTTAYYNSFARAWELLLGALAGALVQHVRWPMWLRTLVSVLALAAILSCGAFIDGVAEFPGPWALVPVGATILLILSAANRAADPHLARADGRMPLPNRLLATKPFVSLGAMAYSLYLWHWPLLIFWLAYSGHAQANLAEGAGVLLVSGVLAWLTTRYIEVPLRLRATSSAKKAKAAVPLRTRLLRPTIVLGSVVTLLGVALTAASFTWREHVAVQRANGEELAGLSPRDYPGARALIDHAKVPKLPMRPTVLEAKDDLPQSTADSCISDFADPSLRECAFGSKTATRTIAVAGGSHAEHWITALDLLGRLYGFKVVTYLKMGCPLSGERAPRIPGSGEPYPQCFDWVQAAMREIVADRPDFVFTTVTRPRDTQPGDVMPDVYLPIWQAFAESGVKVLGIRDTPWLVRNGEPFFPRDCLADGGDATTCGMPRALVLDDVNPAADLTNRFPLMKVIDMSSAMCRDDYCRAAEGNILIYRDSHHLTATYVRSMAPELGRRIGALTGWWP, from the coding sequence ATGCTGACCTCCGCCCCGCCCCGGACGGCGCCGCGTACCGATTCCGGGCGCCCCGCCCCTGCCTTGACGGGCACTGGGGCTCCCGGGTTCTACCGCCACGACCTCGACGGCCTGCGCGGCATCGCCATCGCGCTGGTCGCGGTGTTCCACGTGTGGTTCGGCCGGGTCTCCGGTGGCGTCGACGTGTTCCTCGCGTTGTCCGGCTTCTTCTTCGGCGGCCGGCTGCTGCGCGCCGCCCTGACGTCGACCGCCTCCCTGGCACCCGTGCCCGAGGTCAGGCGTCTGGTCCGGCGCCTGCTTCCCGCGCTGGTGGTGGTCCTCGCGGCCTCCGCGGGGTTGACGATCCTCGTTCAGCCCGAGACCCGGTGGGAGACGTTCGCCGATCAGAGCCTCGCGAGCCTCGGCTATTACCAGAACTGGGAACTGTCGAGCACGGCAGCGAACTACCTGCGCGCGAGCGAGGCGGTCAGCCCGCTGCAGCACATTTGGTCGATGTCGGTGCAGGGGCAGTTCTACCTCGCATTCCTGCTGCTGGTATTCGGCATCGGCTTCCTGCTGCGCCGCCTACTCGTGGGCAGGCACCTGCGGGTCCTTCTGATCGTCCTGCTATCGGCGCTCACCATCGCCTCATTCGTGTACGCGATCGGTGCGCACCAGGCCGACCAGACCACTGCCTACTACAACAGCTTCGCCCGGGCCTGGGAGTTATTGCTCGGGGCGCTGGCGGGGGCGTTGGTGCAGCACGTCCGGTGGCCGATGTGGCTGCGGACCCTCGTCTCGGTGCTCGCACTGGCCGCGATCCTGTCGTGTGGCGCGTTCATCGACGGCGTCGCGGAGTTCCCCGGACCGTGGGCGCTGGTCCCGGTCGGGGCGACCATCCTGCTCATCCTGAGCGCCGCCAACCGTGCCGCCGACCCGCACCTCGCCCGCGCCGACGGCCGGATGCCCCTGCCGAACCGCCTCCTGGCCACCAAGCCGTTCGTCTCCCTCGGCGCGATGGCCTACTCGCTGTACCTGTGGCACTGGCCGCTGCTGATCTTCTGGCTCGCCTACAGCGGACATGCACAGGCCAACCTGGCCGAGGGCGCGGGCGTCCTGCTGGTCTCCGGGGTGCTGGCCTGGCTGACGACCCGCTACATCGAGGTGCCGCTGCGGCTGCGTGCGACCAGCTCGGCCAAAAAGGCGAAGGCCGCCGTACCGCTGCGCACGCGCCTGCTTAGGCCCACCATCGTGTTGGGCTCGGTGGTGACGCTGTTGGGCGTGGCGCTGACGGCGGCGTCGTTCACCTGGCGCGAGCACGTGGCGGTCCAGCGCGCCAACGGCGAGGAGCTGGCCGGGCTGTCGCCCCGCGACTACCCCGGTGCACGCGCGCTGATCGACCACGCCAAGGTCCCCAAGCTGCCGATGCGGCCGACGGTCCTGGAGGCCAAGGACGACCTGCCGCAGAGCACCGCCGACAGCTGCATCAGCGACTTCGCGGACCCGAGTCTGCGCGAGTGCGCTTTTGGTTCCAAAACCGCGACCCGCACCATCGCGGTGGCGGGCGGCTCGCACGCCGAGCACTGGATCACTGCGCTGGACCTGCTCGGCCGGCTGTACGGCTTCAAGGTCGTGACCTATCTCAAGATGGGCTGCCCCCTATCAGGAGAGCGAGCGCCCCGTATTCCGGGGTCGGGAGAGCCGTACCCGCAGTGCTTTGATTGGGTTCAAGCCGCCATGCGCGAGATCGTCGCCGACCGACCAGATTTCGTGTTCACCACCGTGACACGACCACGGGATACGCAACCCGGCGACGTCATGCCAGATGTGTACCTGCCGATCTGGCAGGCGTTCGCAGAAAGCGGTGTGAAGGTGCTTGGCATTCGCGATACACCGTGGCTGGTCCGCAACGGCGAACCTTTCTTCCCTCGCGACTGTCTGGCCGACGGCGGCGACGCGACGACGTGTGGCATGCCACGAGCGCTCGTCCTCGACGACGTCAATCCCGCTGCAGATCTCACGAATCGTTTCCCGCTGATGAAAGTGATCGACATGAGTAGTGCGATGTGTCGCGACGATTATTGCCGAGCCGCCGAAGGGAACATCCTGATCTACCGAGATTCTCACCACTTGACGGCGACGTACGTGCGGTCCATGGCGCCAGAACTCGGGCGCAGGATTGGTGCTTTGACGGGATGGTGGCCCTAG
- a CDS encoding heavy metal translocating P-type ATPase, with translation MRIIACMADRNGEKVGRLGADGAPTHRTLALDLTDLLPDSDERCADRLTRGLVDDGIIEQAHVIDGDTPKPRLCVHYDAEAASATEVQRRALEAADTITSMYGHLRWLTTGTHDDMAMRTALVDTLSTIPGVVAAAATPDSVELEFERTTVTAQELVDVIAAQMAPSGSAADAEAAVAHDGDGADHQHGHGGISGERTELVFAGLAGALLLTGWLLAAFADTPRSAEVVVYGLAFFFGAFFTVQEAFASVRQGRFEIDFLMLVSAAGAAALGEVAEGALLLFLFSVGHALEGYAMGRARRAIEALAELAPKTALVRRGGTGDTVEVSVADLRIGDIVVVRPNMRLAADGFVVAGSSSIDQAPVTGESVPVDKIPVPDVAAAAASPELIDAASRVFAGTINGAGAIEIQVTRLASDSTLARVVRLVAEAQTKTTSTQRFTDRFQRIFVPVVLVGVVLLLFAGFVVDEPFTDTVYRALAVLVAASPCALAIATPSAVLSAVARAARAGILMKGGAALEELGRVNVLAFDKTGTLTEGRPRIADVCATADSDDAELLRIAVAVEEQSDHPLARAIVRDGRERLAGAVTPRATDVRAVIGRGIVASVEGVEVCIGKTELFTDAAQPPPAELAAEVNRLEQAGRTTMLVRAGDRWLGAIGLMDLPRPEASAVIARLAALGVKNTVMLSGDNQRVADAVAAEVGVAHARGDLMPEDKVAQIAALRERHGRVGMVGDGVNDAPAMAGASVGIAMGAAGSDVALETADVALMADDLRALPFAISLSRRSSRVIKQNLWASLGIVAVLIPATIFGLGIGPAVLIHEGSTLIVVANALRLLGMPMQSVTPAAPRVERAEETP, from the coding sequence ATGCGTATTATTGCATGTATGGCAGATCGCAACGGCGAGAAGGTAGGTCGCCTCGGCGCGGACGGGGCGCCCACACATAGGACCCTGGCACTCGACCTGACAGACCTGCTTCCCGACAGCGACGAGCGCTGCGCTGACCGCCTGACGCGCGGCCTGGTGGATGACGGGATCATCGAACAGGCCCACGTTATCGATGGCGACACGCCCAAACCCCGCCTGTGCGTGCACTACGACGCCGAGGCTGCGTCCGCGACAGAAGTGCAGCGGCGGGCTCTGGAGGCGGCCGACACGATTACGTCGATGTATGGGCACCTGCGGTGGTTGACCACAGGCACTCATGACGATATGGCGATGCGCACTGCGCTCGTCGACACGCTGTCGACGATTCCCGGCGTCGTCGCCGCAGCCGCGACACCAGATTCAGTCGAGCTGGAGTTCGAGCGGACGACGGTGACCGCCCAGGAACTCGTAGACGTGATCGCCGCGCAGATGGCGCCGTCGGGGAGCGCCGCGGACGCGGAAGCAGCCGTCGCGCACGACGGAGACGGCGCCGACCATCAACACGGTCACGGCGGGATCTCCGGCGAACGCACCGAACTGGTCTTTGCGGGACTGGCGGGCGCGCTCCTACTCACGGGCTGGTTATTGGCCGCCTTCGCCGATACGCCACGGTCGGCCGAGGTGGTGGTCTACGGCCTGGCGTTCTTCTTCGGCGCGTTCTTCACCGTGCAGGAAGCCTTCGCCAGTGTGCGGCAGGGCCGGTTCGAGATCGACTTCCTCATGCTCGTCTCCGCTGCGGGTGCGGCGGCGCTCGGCGAAGTCGCCGAAGGTGCGCTCCTGCTGTTCCTCTTCAGCGTCGGACACGCACTCGAGGGCTATGCGATGGGCCGGGCTCGCCGGGCGATCGAAGCGCTCGCCGAACTCGCCCCCAAGACGGCGCTGGTGCGACGCGGCGGCACCGGCGACACCGTCGAAGTGTCCGTCGCGGACCTGCGCATTGGGGACATCGTCGTCGTGCGCCCCAACATGCGTCTGGCCGCAGACGGCTTCGTCGTGGCAGGCAGCAGCAGCATCGATCAAGCCCCGGTGACCGGGGAAAGCGTCCCCGTCGACAAGATCCCGGTCCCGGACGTGGCGGCAGCTGCGGCGTCACCCGAGCTCATCGACGCGGCATCGCGAGTGTTCGCCGGCACCATCAACGGCGCCGGCGCCATCGAGATTCAGGTGACCCGGCTCGCCAGTGACTCCACCCTGGCCCGGGTGGTGCGTCTGGTGGCCGAGGCGCAAACCAAGACCACCTCCACGCAGCGCTTTACCGACCGCTTCCAGCGGATCTTCGTGCCCGTGGTCCTGGTCGGTGTGGTCCTGCTGCTCTTCGCCGGGTTCGTGGTCGACGAGCCGTTCACTGACACGGTGTACCGGGCGCTTGCCGTCCTGGTGGCGGCCAGCCCGTGTGCGCTGGCGATCGCCACGCCCAGCGCGGTGTTGTCGGCGGTAGCGCGGGCGGCGCGGGCCGGCATCCTGATGAAGGGCGGTGCCGCGTTGGAGGAACTTGGCCGGGTCAACGTGCTGGCCTTCGACAAGACCGGCACCCTCACCGAGGGGCGGCCCCGGATCGCCGATGTCTGCGCCACCGCAGACAGCGACGACGCCGAACTGCTGCGGATCGCCGTTGCCGTTGAGGAGCAAAGCGACCATCCGCTCGCCCGAGCCATAGTCCGCGACGGCCGCGAGCGTCTCGCCGGGGCGGTGACACCCCGCGCGACCGACGTCCGTGCCGTGATCGGCCGCGGCATCGTCGCGTCCGTCGAGGGGGTCGAGGTCTGCATCGGCAAGACCGAGTTGTTCACCGACGCCGCTCAGCCCCCGCCGGCTGAGCTGGCGGCCGAGGTGAATCGTCTCGAACAGGCGGGCCGCACGACGATGCTCGTCCGCGCGGGCGACCGCTGGTTGGGCGCGATCGGATTGATGGACCTTCCTCGGCCGGAGGCGTCGGCGGTCATCGCGCGTCTTGCCGCACTCGGCGTGAAGAACACCGTGATGCTGTCGGGGGACAACCAGCGGGTGGCCGACGCCGTCGCCGCCGAAGTCGGTGTCGCCCACGCCCGCGGCGATCTGATGCCCGAGGACAAAGTGGCCCAGATCGCCGCCCTGCGGGAACGCCACGGCCGCGTCGGGATGGTCGGCGACGGCGTCAACGACGCGCCCGCCATGGCCGGCGCGAGCGTGGGTATCGCAATGGGAGCGGCGGGCTCCGACGTGGCGTTGGAGACCGCTGATGTTGCACTGATGGCCGACGACCTGCGCGCGTTGCCATTTGCAATCAGCCTGAGCCGCCGCTCCTCGCGCGTCATCAAGCAGAACCTGTGGGCAAGTCTCGGAATCGTCGCGGTCCTCATTCCCGCGACGATCTTCGGCCTGGGCATCGGTCCCGCCGTGCTCATCCACGAAGGCTCGACGCTCATCGTCGTCGCCAATGCGTTGCGCCTCCTCGGGATGCCTATGCAGTCGGTCACCCCAGCAGCGCCGCGCGTTGAGCGTGCAGAAGAGACGCCATGA
- a CDS encoding adenylate/guanylate cyclase domain-containing protein, protein MTIDLSSAADEFEHADVDTVVIFVDIAGFTAFTETHGDHRAAELADRFATTAARVLGPGDDMIKTLGDAVMITSSDPTAALAFLRRLHDETSRIDGFPLLRAGICAGPVVKRRGDVFGSTVNTAARLAAVAKPGQIVGNAEAAAALRATDLLAMTSLGPLRLRNVGALVEAFALDVGTRHQEHVDPICRMHVTTDAQPLTIAHEEDTYRFYFCSTACLRQFARRVGEVRTPSGNEDPPTTQSFVGEVAAHFGALASPPRARNAESTSPPANTS, encoded by the coding sequence ATGACGATCGACTTATCCAGTGCCGCAGATGAATTCGAGCATGCCGACGTCGACACGGTGGTCATCTTCGTGGACATCGCTGGGTTCACTGCGTTCACCGAAACCCACGGTGATCATCGCGCTGCCGAACTGGCAGATCGGTTCGCCACCACAGCCGCCAGGGTCCTCGGGCCCGGCGACGACATGATCAAGACCCTCGGCGATGCCGTGATGATCACCAGTTCGGACCCCACCGCGGCGCTGGCCTTCCTCCGGCGACTCCACGACGAGACCAGTCGCATCGACGGCTTTCCATTGTTGCGCGCCGGCATCTGTGCAGGGCCGGTGGTGAAGCGCCGCGGAGACGTCTTCGGGTCGACGGTCAACACTGCAGCCAGACTGGCCGCCGTCGCCAAGCCAGGCCAGATTGTTGGCAACGCCGAGGCCGCGGCCGCGCTTCGGGCAACAGACCTACTGGCGATGACGTCGTTGGGCCCGCTTCGGTTGCGGAACGTCGGTGCCCTGGTGGAAGCGTTCGCCCTCGACGTCGGAACCCGCCACCAGGAGCACGTCGATCCGATATGCCGAATGCACGTCACGACAGACGCCCAACCGTTGACAATCGCGCACGAGGAAGACACCTACCGGTTCTACTTCTGTTCGACGGCCTGTCTACGCCAATTCGCGCGTCGCGTCGGTGAAGTGCGCACGCCCTCTGGCAACGAGGACCCGCCGACCACGCAGTCGTTCGTCGGAGAGGTCGCGGCGCACTTCGGCGCGCTGGCGTCCCCGCCCCGCGCGCGGAATGCCGAGTCGACCTCACCTCCGGCAAACACCTCGTAG
- a CDS encoding L,D-transpeptidase, with protein MRCSPARQILAMMTAALAAVTVLTAPSASAEPQIPVPAPGDPLTVPDSAVPNPFPPPVSGTFPGPSPTATEDTPAGQNAAPYLGPPVFAPPTFNPTNGSTVGVAKPIVINFQRPIADRTLAEQAVHISSTPAVPGKFYWMSATQLRWRPLDFWPANTTVSIDASGTKSSFRTGDSLVATIDNATLQMEVMRNGTLEKTMPVSLGKPGYDTPNGTYYVLEKFADMVMDSSTYGVPIDAAEGYKLKVKDAVRINNAGIFVHGAPWSVADQGKRNVSHGCPNLSPANAQWFYDNFGSGDPVVVKNSVGIYDENDGAQDWQI; from the coding sequence ATGCGGTGCTCGCCAGCCAGGCAAATCTTGGCCATGATGACGGCCGCTCTAGCGGCTGTGACCGTGCTGACCGCGCCGTCGGCCTCCGCCGAGCCACAGATACCCGTGCCCGCACCCGGTGACCCCCTTACGGTCCCCGACTCGGCAGTGCCGAATCCCTTCCCCCCTCCGGTATCCGGCACTTTTCCCGGCCCATCGCCGACGGCTACCGAAGACACACCAGCCGGCCAGAACGCGGCGCCCTACCTCGGCCCACCGGTCTTCGCTCCCCCCACGTTCAATCCGACGAACGGCTCGACGGTCGGTGTCGCCAAACCCATCGTCATCAATTTTCAACGGCCCATCGCCGACCGCACGCTGGCTGAACAAGCCGTCCATATCTCCTCCACCCCCGCGGTCCCCGGGAAGTTCTACTGGATGAGCGCGACCCAACTCAGATGGCGGCCCCTCGACTTCTGGCCTGCCAACACCACGGTCAGCATCGATGCCAGCGGCACGAAATCGAGCTTCCGCACCGGCGACTCGTTGGTGGCGACCATCGACAACGCCACCCTCCAAATGGAGGTCATGCGCAACGGCACACTGGAGAAGACCATGCCTGTGTCCTTAGGAAAGCCGGGATACGACACACCCAACGGCACCTACTACGTGCTCGAGAAGTTCGCCGACATGGTGATGGACTCCTCCACCTACGGTGTGCCGATCGACGCAGCCGAGGGGTACAAGCTCAAGGTCAAAGACGCGGTGCGCATCAACAACGCCGGCATCTTCGTTCACGGCGCGCCCTGGTCAGTCGCCGATCAGGGCAAGCGCAACGTCAGCCACGGGTGCCCCAATTTGAGTCCAGCCAATGCGCAGTGGTTCTACGACAACTTCGGCAGCGGGGACCCGGTCGTCGTCAAGAACTCTGTCGGCATCTACGACGAAAATGACGGAGCCCAGGACTGGCAGATCTGA
- a CDS encoding cytochrome c biogenesis CcdA family protein: MDGVTAIATSGHVLLAVFVSALAGLVSFASPCVVPLVPGYLSYLAAVVGVDDDRARAQPLGRARLRVAGAAGLFVVGFTAVFLMGTVAILGLTTTIITNGVLLQRIGGVVTIVMGLVFMGFFPALQRDARFTPTSLSTLWGAPLLGAVFGLGWTPCLGPTLTGVIAVASATEGPNVVRGIVLVVAYCVGLGAPFVLFALASGRAMRALGWLRRNARRIQVFGGVLLVAVGIALLTGLWNEVVSWVRDAFVSNTTLPI; the protein is encoded by the coding sequence GTGGATGGTGTCACCGCGATCGCTACGTCTGGACACGTCCTTCTCGCGGTGTTCGTGTCGGCGTTGGCTGGGTTGGTGTCGTTCGCGTCGCCTTGCGTCGTACCTCTCGTACCCGGGTACCTGTCTTATCTGGCCGCGGTGGTTGGCGTCGATGATGACCGGGCGCGTGCCCAGCCGCTGGGCAGGGCACGTCTGCGGGTGGCAGGGGCCGCCGGGTTGTTCGTTGTCGGGTTCACGGCGGTGTTCCTGATGGGAACCGTCGCGATTCTGGGTCTGACGACGACGATTATCACCAATGGGGTGCTGTTGCAGCGCATCGGCGGAGTGGTCACGATCGTGATGGGTCTGGTGTTCATGGGTTTCTTCCCTGCGCTGCAACGCGACGCGCGGTTTACGCCCACGTCGTTGTCCACGCTGTGGGGTGCGCCGCTCCTGGGGGCGGTGTTCGGGCTGGGCTGGACCCCGTGTTTGGGCCCGACGCTGACGGGTGTCATCGCTGTGGCATCTGCCACCGAGGGGCCCAACGTCGTGCGCGGCATCGTGCTCGTCGTCGCCTACTGTGTGGGTCTGGGCGCTCCGTTCGTGCTGTTCGCGCTGGCATCCGGACGGGCAATGAGGGCACTGGGCTGGCTGCGTCGAAACGCTCGGCGAATTCAGGTCTTCGGCGGCGTGCTCCTCGTCGCGGTCGGCATCGCCCTGCTGACCGGACTGTGGAACGAGGTGGTGTCGTGGGTGCGCGATGCGTTCGTCAGCAACACCACACTTCCGATATGA